AGCGTTACAGTTAATGGAAGTGGGTTCTAAATGGGAGCTTTATGTTCCTGCAAACTTAGCCTATGGTGAAAGGGGAGCCGGCCAAAAAATTGGACCTCATTCCACCCTTGTTTTTGATGTGGAATTGCTTTCCATAAAGAATTAACGGGGGTATTTCCTTAAAGCCTTCATTCCTCTAACCTGAGGAGTAGGCTTGGGTAAATTGCCGCCCCAGGCAAAAAATATTTCCTTTTATTTTACCCCGTCCCCTTTCCTTCGGGAAAGGGGACGGGGCCTTTTCGGTTACCCGTTTTAGAACAGCTTTCTTTAGAATCGGTTGGCCGAGATTCCAAGAGGGTCCTTTATGTGGGGTTGGATGAAGGACAGATTTACTGAAGTAAAAACGGGGAAATGAAATGGAATAAAGATTTTGACTAGCCGAGGGTTAAATTTCGATGGAAGTCACCGAGTCTAAAATTCTGGTAGGCCGGTAAGGAAAGTGTTCTATATCTTCTTTTTTCGTAACCCCTGACAATACGAGAATCGTTTCCAACCCGCTTTCAATTCCCACTACCACATCGGTATCCATTCGATCTCCCACCATTATGGTATTTTCCGAATGTTCTCCCAATTTCCTGAGGGCCGACCGCATCATTAGAGGGTTGGGTTTTCCCACAAAATAGGCTTTGCAACCCACGGCCTTTTCAATTAAAGCCACCAAGGCCCCAGTGGCTGGAACAATTCCGGTGTCACTGGGCCCTGTTACATCGGGATTGGCTCCGATTAACCTAGCTCCTCCCTGTATAAACCGGATGGCCTGGGTAATGTGGTGATAATCATAGTGTTGGGTGTCTCCCACCACAACATAATCAGGTTGGTATTCCGTAATGATATACCCGGCTTGATGTAACGCGTCGATCAGCCCTGAACCCCCAATCACGAAAGCGGTTCCTTTTGGTTTTTGAGAGGAGAGGAAGCTTGCGGTAGCAAGTGCAGAGGTGTAGAGGTGTTCAACAGTAACCCTTAACCCGATTTGTTCCAAACGATGTTGCAGATCCCTAGGAGTTCTTTCCGAGTTGTTGGTCAGGATGAGAAACTTTCGTTTTTCCTTTTTCAAACGTTCAATAAACAGATCTGCTCCCGGGATGACTTTATTCCCGCGGACCAATACACCGTCCATATCTATCAAAAG
This genomic stretch from Nitrospiria bacterium harbors:
- a CDS encoding HAD-IIA family hydrolase, encoding MDGVLVRGNKVIPGADLFIERLKKEKRKFLILTNNSERTPRDLQHRLEQIGLRVTVEHLYTSALATASFLSSQKPKGTAFVIGGSGLIDALHQAGYIITEYQPDYVVVGDTQHYDYHHITQAIRFIQGGARLIGANPDVTGPSDTGIVPATGALVALIEKAVGCKAYFVGKPNPLMMRSALRKLGEHSENTIMVGDRMDTDVVVGIESGLETILVLSGVTKKEDIEHFPYRPTRILDSVTSIEI